One genomic segment of Helianthus annuus cultivar XRQ/B chromosome 14, HanXRQr2.0-SUNRISE, whole genome shotgun sequence includes these proteins:
- the LOC110907820 gene encoding uncharacterized protein LOC110907820 gives MTTSSSSNKKIKFHYGYGGTITPGKNCGKLRYEGGMNGIMKVDRGITYTELVVKLWDVCGPSMRLRCKLPHDDLDSLVHVWSDEDLAYVLEEYDQCSEDLKIRAILDDTLRFSWANDELYCFRPKDFIMQVHTKSLMFQSQVNV, from the coding sequence ATGACAACATCATCAAGTTCCAACAAGAAGATCAAATTCCACTATGGTTATGGTGGCACGATCACACCCGGTAAGAACTGTGGCAAACTACGATACGAAGGCGGCATGAATGGGATTATGAAGGTGGACCGTGGTATTACTTACACGGAGCTTGTCGTAAAGTTATGGGATGTGTGTGGACCGTCTATGCGTTTGAGGTGTAAGTTGCCGCACGATGATCTTGACTCATTAGTTCATGTCTGGTCGGACGAGGATCTTGCGTATGTCCTTGAAGAATACGATCAATGTagtgaagatttgaagatcaGAGCCATTCTTGATGACACGCTAAGGTTTTCTTGGGCTAATGACGAGTTGTATTGTTTTCGGCCTAAAGATTTTATCATGCAAGTCCACACAAAGTCGTTGATGTTTCAATCACAAGTTAACGTGTGA
- the LOC110907822 gene encoding uncharacterized protein LOC110907822: protein MTTSSSSNKKIKLHYGYGGTITPGKNGGKLRYEGGANGIMKVDRGITYTELVVKLWDVCGPSMRLRCKLPHNDLDSLVHVWSDEDLAYVLEEYDQCSEDLKIRAILDDTLRFSWANDELYCFRPKDFIMQVHTIEASR, encoded by the coding sequence ATGACAACATCGTCAAGTTCCAACAAGAAGATCAAACTCCACTATGGTTATGGCGGCACGATCACACCCGGTAAGAACGGTGGCAAACTACGATACGAAGGAGGCGCGAATGGGATTATGAAGGTGGACCGTGGTATTACTTACACGGAGCTTGTCGTAAAGTTATGGGATGTGTGTGGACCGTCTATGCGTTTGAGGTGTAAGTTGCCGCACAATGATCTTGACTCATTAGTTCATGTCTGGTCGGACGAGGATCTTGCGTATGTCCTTGAAGAATACGATCAATGcagtgaagatttgaagatcaGAGCCATTCTTGATGACACACTAAGGTTTTCTTGGGCTAATGACGAGTTGTATTGTTTTCGGCCGAAGGATTTTATCATGCAAGTCCACACAATTGAGGCTAGTCGTTGA